The Lycium ferocissimum isolate CSIRO_LF1 chromosome 1, AGI_CSIRO_Lferr_CH_V1, whole genome shotgun sequence genome includes a region encoding these proteins:
- the LOC132064275 gene encoding uncharacterized protein LOC132064275, producing the protein MVDATFLKSKYRGVLMIAVAKDGNNGIFPLAFGIADCENNESYGWFFGHVKKVFGTRKDLSILSDRHASIASAIKESYPDTRHGICIYHMEKNLQKYFPYEAILSSFYNATTTYKRASFVPICHGYNKSTQKAAEYIEEEPPERWARSFHTNGRYNMLTTNNVETMNSVLRKARELPIMACIDYIQNKMQNWFYREKLDATGPSHDLTCWAEKILLEKISRGFTMKVSTFSQHTLQY; encoded by the coding sequence ATGGTGGATGCAACcttcttgaaatcaaaatacCGCGGTGTGCTCATGATAGCTGTAGCAAAAGATGGAAACAACGGCATATTTCCTCTAGCATTTGGTATTGCGGACTGCGAGAATAATGAATCCTACGGGTGGTTCTTCGGACACGTGAAAAAGGTGTTTGGCACGCGCAAAGACCTATCAATTCTTTCCGATCGCCACGCATCAATTGCAAGCGCAATCAAAGAATCGTATCCGGATACCCGGCATGGAATATGCATCTACCACATGGAGAAGAACTTGCAAAAATATTTCCCGTACGAAGCGATCCTATCATCGTTCTACAATGCGACAACTACCTACAAACGGGCGAGTTTCGTACCTATATGTCACGGATACAACAAATCGACCCAAAAGGCTGCAGAATACATAGAAGAAGAACCACCAGAAAGATGGGCACGTTCATTCCACACCAACGGGCGTTACAACATGCTCACAACGAACAATGTCGAGACAATGAATTCTGTATTGAGGAAAGCAAGGGAGTTGCCAATAATGGCATGTATTGATTACATCCAGAACAAGATGCAAAATTGGTTTTACCGAGAAAAATTGGATGCAACAGGACCGTCCCATGACCTGACATGTTGGGCTGAAAAGATTCTGCTTGAAAAGATAAGTAGAGGCTTCACaatgaaagtaagtacattttccCAACATACACTTCAATATTAG